The genomic stretch TCTTGTACTCAGGACCAGGTGCTCCACTGAAAGGAGCTCCTGCCTTTGGTTGACCCAGTGGCTTTCTGCTTCAAGTTGCAGGAGGTTCGCTGCAGTTTGAGGCTGATGAGGCAGCAGAAGAGGAATCTCTCTTCACCATGCCACCTGGCCAGGAGACCAGTCCTGAGTCCCCACTGAGTGAAAGCATCTTTGAGACCCAGCCACTTAACCCCATCCTGGATGATGACTGCAGTTCAACTTGTGGCTTTCCCACACAGGAGTCTTTTACCATGGCCTCCTGTGCCTCAGAGAGCCACTCCCACTGGGTCCACACCCCCATCGAATGCACAGAGCTAGACCTGCAAACGTTTTCCAGTTCAGCCTCCTATACTGGAGCTGAGACCTTGAGGGGGGACACAGCTGAAAACTCTGAAGACAGACTGGAGTTCAATATGCCCTTTGAAGTCCCCAGCCCTTAACTCTAGTGAGGTGAGCTGGAAAGGTGGGACAGAAAGACCAGAAACTGGGGACCACCCCCAAGGAATTTTCCTCTGGAATACTGTTGTTCAGTAGGGctaggggtagaggaagagaaagctAGAAACACTGGAGGGGCAACAGTGGCTATGCTAATCTTTGGAGTCTGTCAGGTAATATCACATTTCTGGGCCTACAATTGTCAAGGAAGTAGCCAGGTTGACATGATGCTGGTTTTTCTATCCTGGTCTTTTACAAGCTTTCTCAGTGCCTCACTGTCTAATAGTCATATTCAGTTATCTCTGCTCATGTGTACAAGCACCATGACACAATGGGAAAATATGTAAGCCTGGCCATCTGGCAGCCTGAAATCTACCTCTGTTCCTTAATAGCTATGTGAACCTTGTGTAAATctttttacctctctgagccctagGTCTTTAAACCATAAAAAGTAGAGTACTACTCACCTCATAAGTTCTTATAAGGGTTGAGTAAGAAATATATGTGCAAGCGTCTTTTATAGTGCCTGAtgcattagaaatatttaaatcatgttaattttctttccttccccagccccagtccAATTTATATACCCCTACATATTGACTACACTTGTCTGATCTAACACCCCTTTGTGGTAAGCAGGTCAGGGTTTGTTAGCCTTGTTTTATAGAGGGAAatgatttgctcaaagtcacagagcaaaTCAATGGTAGAATTAAGCTAGAGCCCAGTTTGGGGGCTCCATTCCAGAGTTTGTCTAACTTTATCATTGTGACCATTCTATAGCCAATGTTACTTTCTCAGAGGCTTAAGTAGTATGAGACAATATGAGGCAGGAGAGTGGATCGATTCCAACTTTTCAACTAACCAACTACCTTTTAAAACCCTTTTCCATATTTCTGCAGCTAAGATATTGTCCAGGCCCTCTGACTCCCCCTTCCCTGCATCTACCTAAGAAAATGTGAACAACATGTAGGTGAAATCTAACACTGCTATCAAACCAGTCAGCTTAGTTATCTTCAAGGTTATCTAGTCCAACTTCCCTTCCAAGTCCTCCAATCCATGTTTGAGTTCCTTTTGTAATATCCCCAACAAATGTTTGTGTCACCTTTGCTCACATATTTACAGTGTCAGAGAGCTTACTACTGCCCAATGTGTATTGCAGCTATGACTGGTAGATTGGAGCTCAATGTAAAGAATAACTTTCTGTCTCCCTGTAGTAGCTACTCATGGGTCCTGGATCTGTTCCATGGGCCACACAGACTTCATCTGCTTTCTCTGCCTTGTGATAGCCCTGAAGAGgtctaaaaataacatttcctcTCTGGAACGTACCACTTTGTGTTTCTCTAGAGAATGTGGGGCTTAAAGCTGAACGCAGCTTCATGAGGAATGGTCTCACCAAGATAGAACAGGGTAGAACTATCATCAACCTAGCTAAGTGATGTATTTCTACTGTTtctaatgtttcaaccattgacttaaactatgttttttttttttttttgagagagagataaggagAGCAGGAGACTAATGAGATTGCTCCACAGATTTCTAACTTGTTCTGCTCCCTCCCTAGGTCTCTTGGGCTTCTGGCAACCTTGCCCAGTCATTCTCTCTGGACTCTCCTGCTTTGTTCCTATACACAACAGTAGCAGGGGCCTGGGATGTGGTATCCACAACAGCCAGTACTCTATGAATGGGGCATATCCTATCCCATCCCACCAAAGTGTTGATTCTTTACCATTTTCCCAAGACTGACCTGCAGCATTTATTGCTTCCTTATTATAGCTAGCTTGGAGAGCTGGATTCTTTGGCCATGGAACTACCAGACATGTTCCTAGCTCAgcttaattatagagaaaaagggaagggatGTCAATGAATGGGGTAGAGTTTTACTGCTTGCCTCTTGGTCAGGTGGACCTGAGGTGGAGGCCTCTCAGTACAGTACAGATATTGATATGTCTAC from Neomonachus schauinslandi chromosome X, ASM220157v2, whole genome shotgun sequence encodes the following:
- the EDA2R gene encoding tumor necrosis factor receptor superfamily member 27 isoform X4 → MSTGTNGDSVSPANCVGLDKNSPRCLPVELSESRCTHSAPSGGHTCCTDERSARGGSLQFEADEAAEEESLFTMPPGQETSPESPLSESIFETQPLNPILDDDCSSTCGFPTQESFTMASCASESHSHWVHTPIECTELDLQTFSSSASYTGAETLRGDTAENSEDRLEFNMPFEVPSP